In Anaeromicrobium sediminis, the DNA window TGTGTCTGACATAATGAATGATGGTATGATCTTATATTGGGTTATGGCCATAGTTTCTATTGGCATAGGGTATTTTATGCTAGATAGGGATATGAAAAAGGGGAAAATAGAAATTACAGATAGAATAGAAATACATGAAAATGAAACATATACTATGAAAACAAAAATATCAGCTCTTTTAGTGCCATTAGGGTTTATGGCTGATGTTGTATGTATGTTTATATTTGATTTAAAGGGCGGAGATGCTACAGCCTTGATTGGTGGAACTGCTGTACTTCTATTAATACTTATTACATTAATTAACTATGGGAAAAAATCATTAGAAAAAATAACAACTTATATTCAAGGTGGATTTGGGTTTGGAATAGAAATATTTAGTCCCATTATTCCTATAGCAGCATTTTTCTATTTAGGCCAATTAGGTCCCTTTGCAGAAGCAATAGGAGGAAGTTTTTTACCAGAGGCATCTCAAGGTATATTATCAGATATAGGAATTGCATTGTCTAACTCCATACCTATGAACAAAGTAATGGTATGTTCCATAGAGAGTACTATTGGGGCAATAACAGGATTAGATGGATCAGGTTTTTCTGGCATATCTTTAGCAGGATCTTTAGCTAAAGTATTTGGTGAAGCCATTAAAGTAAAAGCATCTGTTTTAGCCGCATTAGGTCAAATCACTGCAATTTGGGTTGGTGGAGGAACTATAGTTCCTTGGGGATTAATACCTGCAGCCGCAATCTGTGGAGTATCACCAATGGAACTTGCAAAAAGAAACTTTATACCTGTAATGATAGGTATGGTTGTAACTACTATTGTTGCAATATTTATTATATAAAATATAGATTAGCATATTAAAATAAGTTATAAATATAACCCTGTTTTCTTTGAAAAATGAAGAAAACAGGTTTTTTTTACTTACTAGGAAATTATAAATTTTAGAAACTGCGGATAAGTAAAAAAGTAAGGGGTTGTAGGGGAAGAGTTCCCCTGCCCGCTTTAAAGGAAGGTGCTCAGATTGCGATAGCAATCGTCGAAGGAAACCATAGGGTTTCCTAGCGAAGCATAAGAAGTATGCCTTTTTTATATAATTTAGTGGATTCACCATATAAGATAGTGAATAAAGATGCAAAGATATTTTTAATTATGTTAATATGTAAAATAACCATAAAAAAAGAACATGGAATATACATTAGATAAATTTAAGTTAGGAGGATTCATATGAAAATTGGATATGCAGCATCTAGTGGAGAAATTGATATATTTGATACTTTAGAATATACGAAGAAGAAAGGATTTGATTGTGTTGAGTTGAATATAAACATGCCTATTTTCTTTCCTGAGAAATTCACAAAGGAAGAACGGCAAAAAATAAAGAGTTTTAAGGATGAAAATCATATAGAAATCACCCTTCATGCACCTGAAGACATAACACTTCTTCAGCTTCAAGAGGGTATTAGAAGGGCTACCATGGATAGATTAAAGGAAGTTATAGATTTTGGATATGATATAGGAGCAAGTAGAATGACAATGCATATTGGAAGCTCAGTTTGCTTTACCCTTACAGATAGAAAATCATATCTAGATGAAATTTATATTGAGGAATATAAGAAGGTAGTAAAAGAAAATCTAATGGAATTAAGTGATTATGCTAAAAATAAAATAATGATTTGCGTTGAGAATTCAGGAAGATTTCCTAAAGAAATTGTTCAAGATACATTAGAAGAGGTTCTTAAAAAGGAAAATTTATATTTAACTTGGGATATAGGCCATTCATATGAGAACAAATACGATGAAGTAAAATTCTTCTTAAAACATATAGATAAAATAAGGACTTGTCACCTACATGACAATAATGGAAAAAGTGATCATCAAATAATAGGTAATGGCCATGTGGATTTTCAGTGGCATATGGACAAAATGAAAAGTGCAGATATTTACCATATTATTGAGGTAAGACCAAGAGAAAATGCAGTAAAATCCTTAGAAAAACTAAAAGAAATATTGATTTAATATCATTACCAGAAGGCTTTGAAATTATATGTAGGATAGTTATTCTAATTCATTTGAGTAAAAAGATACATAAAAATAATGTATAATATTCTTAAGTATTCAGATAATTTACCATCTAAGGGGTGAATAAATGGCATTAACAGTTCATGAAGCATTGAAATTAGATGCATTAAAAAGATTTAGGCTCGTTGCAGGGATGAGTGGATTGGATAGGAAAATAACTAGAGCTGGAATATTGGATCATGAGGTTGGAGAACAAATTCTTAATTCAGTTCAAGTGGGAGAATTTATCTTTAGTAATCTACTTGCTATTAGGGATCAACCAGAGATGATTGTTGATTTTGTAAGAAATTTAATTGATGCACAAGCAGCATGTTTTGCAATTAAAACCATTTATTTTAAGGAAATCCCTAAAGAAGCTATAGAATTAGCTCATGAACATGGATTACCCCTATTTTTATTTGATGAAACCTATGTGGAGACCATAATCCTAGAAATTGATAAAGCTATTAATATTAAAAATCACCAAGAACATATAAAATTGATTATTGATCAAATTACAGAGAGTAACCTGAACGAATTTCACATACGTGACCTGGCTTACCAGATTAATAGGAATTTTAAGAAAAACTTTATTGTTTACTTTGCAACAGAAATAGAAGTACATGGAGGAACTAATACACCACTATTTAATCCAAACAATCTGAGTCAGTTTTTAGGTGGGAATTCTTTAGTTATTTCCTACAGAAATGGATATTTAATCATTGCAACATATGATAAGGATGATCATGAATATATTAAAAAAGTTTCTGAATCGGCCCTAAAATCTTCTGGTTTAATGGACGGTACCTATAGATTAGGAATTAGCGAAATCAAGAATAGTTTAGGACTTTTAGGCAGAGCGATTGACGAGAGTAAATATGCCTATGATTTTGCATATCTTTATGATATGAATGAAGTTTCATTTCTGAATATGGGAATTTACCAATTGTTGATTCCAATTATGAATAATCCTTGGGTTTATTCATTTTATAAGGGTATAATTGAAAAACTCACTAATTATGATAATAATAAGGGAACGGACCTTTTAAATACTGCCATTGCCTATGTGGAGAGTGAAGGGAATATACAAACCACATCTAAAAACTTATTTCAACATACGAATACCATACGTTATCGTATTAGAAAAATTAATGAAATATTAGAGACTAGTCAACTAAAAGGCATGACTTATGAGACCCTAGCTATGGCTATTCGATTATATTTAATTAACTCTAAGTTATTATAAATTAAGTAAAAATATGTTTTTTAAAGGCTAACCAATTTGTATAATATACAAATTGAGTAGCTTTTTTTTGTATTAATTGAAATGCTACCATTTATATGAATAATATATAATTGTTGGAGAACAGCAAGTGGGTTTAGAGTAATAAACCAGTATAAAGAGGAGGGATGGTCATGAAAAAATGGAAAGCAGAATTTCTTATGATATTAATTGTGGCACTTTGGGGGTTGTCATATAGTTTAACTAAGCCAATACTTGATAATATTGGAATATTTAATTTTATGGCCCTTCGATTTTTGATTGGTGGATGTGTATTGTCCACAATATTATTTTTACTGGGACATAGGAAGATCATACGTGAACAATTGGTTGGAGGAGTAATCACAGGAGGAGTTTTGTTTCTCGCCTTTACACTTCATACCATTGGATTAAAATATACAACTGTTGCTAAAAATGCATTTATTGTTGGCAGCAGTGTGGTGTTTGTACCTTTTATTGCAACTTATATAAAAAAGGAAAAACAGCCTAAACTTATTTGGGTTGGAACTTGTTTGGCTATACTAGGTCTTGGATTAGTAACATTAGAAGGTAGCCAAGGTGGAGTTAATTTTGGTGATCTAATGACTTTAGGAGGATCAGTAATTTTGGCCTATTACATTATTCTAGTGGAAGAGTACGTTAAAAAGTATGATGCAACAGTAATTTCAGCTATTCAAGTTAGTGTTGTTGGAGTTTTAAGTTTAATATTATCTTTTATTATAGAAACACCAACTATAAATCTGCCTTCAGAAACTTGGAAGGGCATGTTGTTTTTAGCAATTGTATGTACGTCTTTTGCATATTTATTGGCAAATGTAACTCAAAAGTACATTCCTGCCTCTAATATGGCCCTTATATATACTTTGGAGCCAATTTTTGCAGCTGTATTTGGATGGATATTTTTATCTGAAACTATGGGATTACAAACATTCATTGGTGCCATAGTTATTATAATTAGTGTGGCTATGCCAAATATAGGTATATTGATTAATAAAATAGGTAGGATTGTTCAGGCAGAACAATAAAATTATAAATGAAAAATAAACTAAGCTATTATGTCCCTTTTGAATAAAAAGAGAAAAATATTTTACTATGATGTAAAATGTTTTTCTCTTTTTAAATACAAAATTTTAACTTTGTATATTATCCTATTTCTTCTTATTTTCATGCTCATATCCCCAGGAGCACATAAAATCTAATACTGGGACTAATGTTTTTCCCTTTTCTGTTATACTATACTCTACTTTTGGTGGTATTACCTTATAATCCTTTCTATGAATTAATTCATCGGTTACTAATTCTTTTAATTGTTGACTTAGCATTTTATTAGTAACTGAAGGTATAAATCTTTTAATTTCTCCATACCTCTTTATCCCCTTTTTTGCTAAAAACCATAGGATTAATGGTTTCCACTTTCCTCCCATAATAGATAGGGTAAATTCTATACCGCATTCGGAGCTAGTTAGATTTTCAATTTTTTCTAAATCCTTATTCATGATAAATCCCTCCATTTTCATAGATTTTAATTGAAATATAGTATCTAAAAAGTAACTAGTAACTTTAAAGTGCGTACTTTTATTTTAAACTATATAAATTATAATAAACCCATAGTCAAAAGAAATCAAATAAAAAAGGAGGAAGGAAAAATGTCTCAAGCAAACAATCTTACTGTGGCGTTAGGATTTTTTAAACATATTGCAGGAGAACTTGTTGTCCTATTTATTGCAATAAGTTTCTTGGTAGCACTACTTCAAAGGTATATATCTCAAGAAACAATAAAAAGGATTTTGACAAAGCCTCATAAGGGCCTTCAAAACATAATGGGAGCAGCACTAGGCGCCATAACTCCATTTTGCTCATGTTCTACAATACCTATTCTTGTGGGCCTGTTTAAAAGTGGAGCTCCATTTGGAGGAACTATTTCATTTTTAATAACTTCACCAGTACTAAATCCAATGATTATTATACTTTTCATGAAATTCTTTGGAGTTAAAATTACTATAATTTACTCAGTGGTTACATTCGTATTTGCAGTTTTAATAGGAACATTATTAGAAAAACTTGGAATGGAAAATCAAGTAAAAAATGTTGCAATCAAAGGTGGCCATAATGAAGAAATAACTTATGATGTGCTAGAAGGAACACCTATGGAAAAGCACATGGAAGTTTTTAAACTTTCTATTAGAGATACATTCTCATTATTTGTTAAGGTGTTACCATTCTTGTTTGTAGGAGCAGGTGTAGGTGCATTTATATATGGATTTGTACCCGAAAGTTTTATTGTGAAAGTTGCTGGACCTGATAATTTATTTGCTGTTCCCGTTTCAGCAATTATTGGAGTTCCCATGTATGTGCGAACAGAAACTATGATTCCAATAGCAAAGGCGCTTAATGCATCAGGTATGAGTATGGGTGCAATAATGGCACTTATTATAGGAGGAGCAGGAGCAAGTATACCTGAGGTTACATTGCTTAATACAATATTTAAGAAAAAAATGGTTATAGCTTTTGTTGTATCAGTTTTCTCAGTAGCCACAATTACTGGTTATATTTTCAATATATTTAATGTAATACAATAACCTATTGATCTAAGGGAGGTGAAATTTGTGAGTAAGGACAAAAAATCAATCTTAGGTAAACTATTTGGCGGTTCAGGTGGATGCAACTGTGGCGTTGAAATAGTTGAAGAAAAAGATGAGAAAAAGTTAAAAGATAAGAAGAATAAAGAAAAATAGAAGATGATTTTTATCATCTTCTATTTTTTAGTATGGATGAAAGGCAAAATAAAAATACTATAGTTGTAAGGGACAATTGGAATAAGTTATATATGGTTACTTATACTAGTATTCATATTTTTCTAAACTAATTATAAAAAATAAAAAAAATTCATAGTTGTCATTTCAATTAAGTCAATTTGATGATAAAATAGTCAAAGAATATTTAAGAATAGCGAGGTTGATTATGAAAACAGGATTTGATCCAAAAAAATACTTAGAAGAACAATCAAAGTTCATACTTGAAAGAGTAAATGATTATGACAAGCTTTATTTAGAGTTTGGAGGGAAACTTTTATGTGATTTACATGCAAAAAGAGTACTTCCAGGTTTTGAAGAAAATGCCAAGATTAAACTACTTCATAAGTTGAAGGAAAAAGTTGAAGTTATTATTTGTGTTTATGCTGGGGATATTGAAAGAAATAAAATTCGTGGAGACTTTGGTATAACTTACGATATGGATGTTTTAAGATTGATTGATGAGTTTAGATCTTATGATTTAGATGTTAATA includes these proteins:
- a CDS encoding permease, with the translated sequence MSQANNLTVALGFFKHIAGELVVLFIAISFLVALLQRYISQETIKRILTKPHKGLQNIMGAALGAITPFCSCSTIPILVGLFKSGAPFGGTISFLITSPVLNPMIIILFMKFFGVKITIIYSVVTFVFAVLIGTLLEKLGMENQVKNVAIKGGHNEEITYDVLEGTPMEKHMEVFKLSIRDTFSLFVKVLPFLFVGAGVGAFIYGFVPESFIVKVAGPDNLFAVPVSAIIGVPMYVRTETMIPIAKALNASGMSMGAIMALIIGGAGASIPEVTLLNTIFKKKMVIAFVVSVFSVATITGYIFNIFNVIQ
- a CDS encoding transporter permease; the protein is MLTGIHYTYILFILIVLITMALKRDTLIPCILGVFCMALYASKDIVFSIGGIFNSFVVATKELIGIILVISIIVALSKALEETKATQLMVTPFIKIIKNRTSAFFSVGVVMLILSWFFWPSPATALVGAIFLPIAIKAGLPAIGVAMAINLFGHGLALSTDFVIQGAPTITAAAAGVGVSDIMNDGMILYWVMAIVSIGIGYFMLDRDMKKGKIEITDRIEIHENETYTMKTKISALLVPLGFMADVVCMFIFDLKGGDATALIGGTAVLLLILITLINYGKKSLEKITTYIQGGFGFGIEIFSPIIPIAAFFYLGQLGPFAEAIGGSFLPEASQGILSDIGIALSNSIPMNKVMVCSIESTIGAITGLDGSGFSGISLAGSLAKVFGEAIKVKASVLAALGQITAIWVGGGTIVPWGLIPAAAICGVSPMELAKRNFIPVMIGMVVTTIVAIFII
- a CDS encoding PucR family transcriptional regulator encodes the protein MALTVHEALKLDALKRFRLVAGMSGLDRKITRAGILDHEVGEQILNSVQVGEFIFSNLLAIRDQPEMIVDFVRNLIDAQAACFAIKTIYFKEIPKEAIELAHEHGLPLFLFDETYVETIILEIDKAINIKNHQEHIKLIIDQITESNLNEFHIRDLAYQINRNFKKNFIVYFATEIEVHGGTNTPLFNPNNLSQFLGGNSLVISYRNGYLIIATYDKDDHEYIKKVSESALKSSGLMDGTYRLGISEIKNSLGLLGRAIDESKYAYDFAYLYDMNEVSFLNMGIYQLLIPIMNNPWVYSFYKGIIEKLTNYDNNKGTDLLNTAIAYVESEGNIQTTSKNLFQHTNTIRYRIRKINEILETSQLKGMTYETLAMAIRLYLINSKLL
- a CDS encoding winged helix-turn-helix transcriptional regulator; amino-acid sequence: MNKDLEKIENLTSSECGIEFTLSIMGGKWKPLILWFLAKKGIKRYGEIKRFIPSVTNKMLSQQLKELVTDELIHRKDYKVIPPKVEYSITEKGKTLVPVLDFMCSWGYEHENKKK
- a CDS encoding sugar phosphate isomerase/epimerase family protein — protein: MKIGYAASSGEIDIFDTLEYTKKKGFDCVELNINMPIFFPEKFTKEERQKIKSFKDENHIEITLHAPEDITLLQLQEGIRRATMDRLKEVIDFGYDIGASRMTMHIGSSVCFTLTDRKSYLDEIYIEEYKKVVKENLMELSDYAKNKIMICVENSGRFPKEIVQDTLEEVLKKENLYLTWDIGHSYENKYDEVKFFLKHIDKIRTCHLHDNNGKSDHQIIGNGHVDFQWHMDKMKSADIYHIIEVRPRENAVKSLEKLKEILI
- a CDS encoding DMT family transporter; this translates as MKKWKAEFLMILIVALWGLSYSLTKPILDNIGIFNFMALRFLIGGCVLSTILFLLGHRKIIREQLVGGVITGGVLFLAFTLHTIGLKYTTVAKNAFIVGSSVVFVPFIATYIKKEKQPKLIWVGTCLAILGLGLVTLEGSQGGVNFGDLMTLGGSVILAYYIILVEEYVKKYDATVISAIQVSVVGVLSLILSFIIETPTINLPSETWKGMLFLAIVCTSFAYLLANVTQKYIPASNMALIYTLEPIFAAVFGWIFLSETMGLQTFIGAIVIIISVAMPNIGILINKIGRIVQAEQ